The following proteins are co-located in the Triticum aestivum cultivar Chinese Spring chromosome 1A, IWGSC CS RefSeq v2.1, whole genome shotgun sequence genome:
- the LOC123058045 gene encoding solute carrier family 35 member F2, with protein MEIRTKDNAWRLLLVLFLGQLVAFSMAACSFASSFIANLGVDAPLAQSFCTHLLLTLVYVPILLHRRHKLRIPWYWYLVLAFVDVQGNYLVTEAYQYSSITSVTLLDCWTVVWAIILTWYALGTRYSFWQFLGAGTCVAGLALVLLSDAKTPDAQDPNKIPLLGDALVIAGAVCYAFSNVGEEYCVKKNDRVEVVAMLGLFGVLVSTIQILIFERKSVEAIVWSPIMISLFAGYGIAGFMFYTITPFVLKMSGATLLNLSLLTSGMWAVAIRVFFYQQQINWLYYLAFTVVAIGLIIYSLNENSSADATAASTEAAAHYQQLPSEDNSTGSGSNLDRKERKQQEAHIC; from the exons ATGGAGATCCGGACCAAGGACAACGCATGGCGCCTGCTGCTCGTGCTCTTCCTCGGCCAGCTCGTGGCCTTCTCCATGGCAGCCTGCAGCTTCGCCTCCTCTTTCATTGCCAATCTCG GAGTTGATGCACCACTTGCGCAATCATTCTGCACACATCTCCTGTTGACCTTAGTTTATGTGCCAATCCTCTTGCATCGACGACACAAGCTGCGG ATACCTTGGTATTGGTACTTAGTGCTGGCCTTCGTCGATGTCCAGGGAAATTATCTGG TTACTGAGGCGTACCAGTACTCATCCATCACCAGCGTAACATTGTTGGATTGCTGGACTGTTGTATGGGCTATCATACTCACCTGGTACGCACTAGGCACGAGATATTCTTTCTGGCAATTTCTGGGGGCAGGGACCTGTGTGGCTGGGCTAGCACTTGTGCTCCTTTCAGATGCAAAAACTCCAGATGCGCAAG ATCCAAATAAAATACCACTTCTAGGGGATGCCCTTGTTATTGCCGGGGCAGTTTGCTATGCATTTAGCAATGTCGGGGAG GAATACTGTGTCAAGAAGAACGACAGAGTAGAAGTTGTCGCAATGCTTGGACTATTTGGGGTGCTTGTCAGTACAATTCAGAT ACTTATATTCGAAAGGAAGAGCGTAGAAGCAATTGTTTGGTCTCCAATAATG ATAAGTTTGTTTGCAGGATACGGCATTGCAGGATTTATGTTCTACACCATTACTCCTTTTGTCCTCAAG ATGAGTGGAGCAACATTGCTTAACCTCTCGCTCTTAACATCTGGCATGTGGGCAGTCGCCATCCGAGTATTTTTCTATCAACAACAG ATAAACTGGTTGTACTATCTAGCATTCACAGTTGTGGCCATCGGATTGATCATCTACTCACTGAA TGAGAATTCTTCGGCTGATGCAACAGCTGCAAGTACAGAAGCAGCCGCTCACTATCAACAACTTCCAAGTGAGGATAACTCAACAGGAAGTGGTTCCAATTTGGACAGAAAAGAAAGGAAGCAACAAGAAGCTCACATCTGTTAA